AGTATTCAGGCCAGGCCAGACAAAAATCGGCTGCGATACCCGCTCCCATGGATGACCCGCAAATATGAGCTTTTTTGATGTCCAGATAATCTAAAAGGGCTTTTAAATCACCATGATGGCTATATTTTTCTTCCAAAACCGGCATGGCAGATTTGCCAAAGCCTCTTACATCATAGCGGACTACCTGAAAATTGCTGGCCAGAGCCATAAACTGGTCATTCCATTGTCTGCTGTCCACACCATTTCCATGTATCAAAACAATTGGCTGTCCCTTGCCGGCCATTTCATAGTATAGTTGTGTGCCGTTCACCTCAGCAATGCCTTGTTTAACTGAGGTTTTCGACTGATCCTGGCATGAAACGGCAATTGCCAGGATCATTATTGAATTTATAAAATTCATTTCTGCCAGTTTTCTTATTTCCCTTTGGAAGCGGTTTGAGTTGTAAATTGTATAGCGCCAATTTTTTGCATTAATCCAAGGCCATCATATTCTACCCAACCTTCCACGATTTTACCTTTATCGAAACGATATATGGCATTCACGGTAACAACTATCTTTTTTCCGGTTGGATTTGCGCCTGAAAATACTCCTGTATGTGTAGATGTATTCCTTAAACGGGCAACGACCTTGTCATCCTCGGCAATGAGGTCTTCCACTCCGTGGTGAAGGTCTGGGAAACCTGCACGGAATTGTGCATCGCTTTCTTTAAATGCCTTGGCACCTATTAACTCCGCACCTCCTGGCATATGCCAGATGCATTCAGCAGAGATGACCTCATCAGCAAATGAGGGATTACCCTTGTCCATTTCTGCCAATAACTGCCGGATCGTGGCTTTATTTTCCTCTTCAATGCTATTCGTGTCAGTTTTCTTCTGACAAGACATGGCTGTAAATAAGCCAAGCAATACAATTAAAATGACATAATTTTTCATGATTCTGTGGTTTTTATGGTTAATAGATGAAATTAAGTCTTAAAGATGATCTGAATAAGTTTTGTTATTCCACTTTAATCCAACTTCTCCAAAAATGTCTGAGGTATTTAATGTTACCTTCATTATCTCTATAGAATCCAATTTCAATTGGAAATCTGAAAGACGGAATTGAATAAGAAAAAACCCGATTGTCTAATGGCTTTAGCTCTATATCGCTTG
The sequence above is drawn from the Bacteroidales bacterium genome and encodes:
- a CDS encoding alpha/beta hydrolase produces the protein MNFINSIMILAIAVSCQDQSKTSVKQGIAEVNGTQLYYEMAGKGQPIVLIHGNGVDSRQWNDQFMALASNFQVVRYDVRGFGKSAMPVLEEKYSHHGDLKALLDYLDIKKAHICGSSMGAGIAADFCLAWPEY
- a CDS encoding ester cyclase, whose translation is MKNYVILIVLLGLFTAMSCQKKTDTNSIEEENKATIRQLLAEMDKGNPSFADEVISAECIWHMPGGAELIGAKAFKESDAQFRAGFPDLHHGVEDLIAEDDKVVARLRNTSTHTGVFSGANPTGKKIVVTVNAIYRFDKGKIVEGWVEYDGLGLMQKIGAIQFTTQTASKGK